A genomic stretch from Lathyrus oleraceus cultivar Zhongwan6 chromosome 2, CAAS_Psat_ZW6_1.0, whole genome shotgun sequence includes:
- the LOC127118055 gene encoding abscisic acid and environmental stress-inducible protein, producing MDSKIAILILGLMAIVLLISSEVSARDLTETSTNTKDDVVEKSDELNDAKYYGGGYNHGGGGGYNGGGGGYNHGGGGYNGGGGGYNHGGGGYNGGGGGYNHGGGGYNGGGGGYNHGGGGGYNHGGGGYNGGGGGYNHGGGGYRGGGGHGGSFNNGN from the exons ATGGATTCCAAAATAGCAATTCTCATCCTTGGCCTAATGGCCATTGTTCTTCTAATTTCCTCAGAGGTGTCAGCTAGGGACTTAACCGAGACTTCAACTAATACCAAAGATG ACGTTGTTGAAAAGTCAGATGAATTAAATGATGCCAAATATTACGGTGGAGGTTACAACCATGGTGGCGGCGGAGGTTACAACGGTGGTGGAGGAGGCTACAACCATGGTGGTGGTGGCTACAATGGTGGTGGAGGAGGATACAACCATGGAGGTGGTGGTTACAATGGTGGCGGAGGAGGATACAACCATGGAGGCGGTGGTTACAACGGTGGCGGTGGAGGATACAACCATGGTGGCGGAGGAGGATACAACCATGGAGGCGGTGGTTACAATGGTGGTGGAGGAGGCTACAACCATGGAGGTGGTGGTTATCGTGGTGGAGGTGGACATGGTGGTAGTTTCAACAATGGTAACTGA